The following nucleotide sequence is from Alkalihalobacillus sp. LMS39.
TGAGCTTGTTTTGTTTCTGATTCTCCAACATGAATCACAAATTGCTGAACTCTGTCCATCGGTTGAGCTAATTCTAATCCTTGTTGAATAAGTGACAGCGATTTTGTTCCATCATCATAGTTCACATGTAAGTTCGGAATCGGCATAACCGATTGTTTTTGATTGATCATCTGTTGCTGCAGTTGAATATGATGGAAAAATGTCTCTTTCTTCGCTTCAGCTACAGGCTTTTCTTTTTGTACCACTTGATTGACTTCAGCTAATACAGCAATTACTTTTTGCAAAAGCTCCTTTACATTCGGTTGTCCTGTCATTACCGTTTCATTTGCTTTAGAAGATTGTTGAATAACGGTTGGAAACAGTTCGAATACGATTGGTAACAGCGGAGCAAGTGCTTCTTCTACATCAATTGTTCCTTTGTCTTGTTCTTCTTGTAATGATAATAATAACGCGATGACTTTTGTGATTGGGTTCAATTCCGTATCGTTCAAGACAAGTTCCATCGATTGGTTAGAACCAATTACGTTTTCTAGCTGTTGTTTTATATCATCAGGTAGTTGTTCAAGTACCAATGTCGCTTCTTTTGTTGACTCAGTAGGAACATAAAGATGTTGAAAGTGGTCTGCTACAATGAAAAGAGCTTCATCAGTTTCTGTTTCCGTTAACAAAGGTACATCCTTTTGTAGTTCTAGTTGATGATGTTGTTCCTCTTCCTGCGGTAAAAGCATTTGTTGAAACACCCCAAAGAAAGCTGTGTTTTCACCCGTACTTTCGCTTAATAGGTGTTTTTGCCCTACTGCTTGTTGTTGAAGGCCAAGTAGTTGTATAGGTGCGAGTTGCATGTTTTTTCTTTCACCTCCTTTCAGTTGCTTATATATTATTGACTAGATAGGAGAAGCATAATATCAGCGGCTTTTTCTGCTTCCATCTTCGCTAATATGGCAGCGCGTGTTTGAATCGAAATTTGGGACATATGCAAAATCGCTTCATCTACTTCGAGTTCAGATAAAATGTTGGCCGCATTTTTAGCAGACATTGCTTCATATGTTTTTCCTATATCTTTTAGTTCTATTTTTACGTCAGCTGTCGCTTCTTCTTGCAGACCCACTTGCTCTTCTAATTCCTTTGCGAGCTCGGTTTGCAATCCGAGTTCTTCTTCTTTCTGTTCAACCTGACGCTCTAAATCAGCAATTTTAGCTTCTTGTTCATTAATAGTAGCTAATAGTTCTTCAACATTTACTGCGTCTTCCTCTTCCTCTTGATTTGCATCTTCTTCATCTATCATCGAAGAAACAAACGGAAGTGTAGAGCCCACTTCTTTGGCTTTTTCTCCAAGGTTAATACCAAGAAACTGGGCACCTACGAAAACAAGAAGCAATAAGAAAAGCAATGGAATAAGACCGGTAAAGAAAAACCATTGAAACTTGCTATATTCTTTTTGTTTTTCGCTCATCTTCTCACCTATTCTTTAGCGGTTTGCATATAACTGAACGGCTATTTCATCCATGAGTTTATTTTCTTCCGCTTTTTGTGCTAGCATATATTCCTCATGTTTATTTTCTTTCATTTTTTCATAGGTTTTAAATTCAATCGCTGATTTAGTTAACATATCTTGTTTTTGATACATTTGTTCTCGTGCGATATTTGTTTTAAATTGCTGTTGCTCAATTTCCTGTTGTAATCGCATGATTAATGTTTGATGTTGCAACAATTCATGAACTGGCATTCCTGAAGACAGCTGTTCTCGGTAGCCATCCTCAATTTTTTCCCGTTTTTTTAACAAGTTATATAAAGCTGTCGCTGTGTCTTCAAACGTTTGCGCTGCTTCATGATAATCAAGCTGCTTCGTCTGTTTTTCTTTTTCTTTCATTTCTAATACTTTTTGCAACGTATATTGAAAGGTCATCGTTTCTCTCCTTTCCCAAAGTCTTGAACTAACTGATGTTTCGACTCATCAAAGGAAATATGTTCTTCTGTGCCTTGTTTTAAAAATGAAATAATTTGAGGATACATTCGAATCGCTTCATCAACTTGCTTGGATGTCCCTCTTTTATAAGCTCCGATATTTATTAAATCTTCTGAGTCATAATACGAAGCTAATAACGTTCGTAATTGTTCTGCTGCATGTAAATGGTCTGGAGAAGCAATGTCGTGCATGACACGACTCACACTTCTGAGTATATTAATCGCTGGAAACTGGCCTTTATTCGCCAATTTGCGGTCTAAAATAAAATGACCATCTAAGATCCCTCGGACCGCATCAGAAATAGGTTCATTAAAATCGTCGCCATCCACTAAAACGGTGTAAAACGCTGTAATCGAACCTGTTGCATCTGTCCCTGATCGTTCTAACAAACGAGGAAGCATCGCAAAAACTGATGGTGTATACCCTTTTGTTGTAGGGGGTTCTCCGATAGCTAATCCGATTTCACGCTGGGCCATCGCAAATCGCGTCACCGAATCCATCATTAGGTTCACATCTAAACCTTGATTTCGGAAATATTCTGCAATCGCCGTCGCGGTCATGGCTCCTTTTATTCGCATTAAAGCAGGTTGGTCTGATGTGGCAACAACTAATACCGTACGTTTTAATCCTTCTTCGCCAAGGTCACGTTCGATAAAGTCTTTTACCTCACGACCACGCTCTCCAATTAATGCAATGACATTAATATCAGCTTCAGAGTTTTTCGTAATCATGGAAAGAAGTGTACTTTTCCCCACTCCACTTCCTGCAAAAATTCCGATACGCTGTCCTTTTCCAACCGTTAATAACGAGTCAATCGCTCTTACACCTAAGCCCATTTGTTCAGAAATTCGCGGTCTTTTTAATGGGTTTGGCGGATTATTATCCGTCGGAAAAGAAGATAACCCTCCAGGAAGTTCTGTTCCATCTAGAGGTTGTCCACACCCATCTATAATTTTCCCAATCAAATTTGAGCCCACTTTAATTTGTAATGGTTTATTTGTTCCTTCAACTAAGCTCCCTGGAGAAATATCATTTGTTCCGTTAAGTGGCATTAACAACACATTTTCATCACGAAAGCCTACAACTTCAGCCATCACTTTTGATTTTTTTTGCTTGCCGACATGGATATAACACAGGTCTCCGATCGAAGCTTGAGGCCCTCTTGATTCAATCGTCAATCCAACTACCCTTGTTACTTTTCCATACCATTTTAACGAGTCAATGGTTTGAATTTCAGATATCACACTATGCGCGTTCACTTGTCGAAGCCTCCTTCAGTTTTTCATGAAGTCTCGCCTTTATTTCAGTAAGTTGGCTATCAACACTCGCATCGATACGACCAAACGGAGTTTCGATTATACATCCTTGTTCATCGAGCTGAGAATCAGGATAAATATACAATTCTTGTGTTTGACTTAATAAACTACTAATTTCTTCTTTATGGGATAAGGTCCGTTCATACATCACCGGATGGATATATAACGTTACATCTTCCCTATCTCTCACTTCTTTAATCGCTTCTTTCAAAATGACCATCCATGCATCATCTAACTGAGAAATGACGCCTGGCATCATTTTTTGGCATATTGCTAAAGCGATGTCGATAATAACGGGCTCTGCCTGTTCTACTCGATTGTGATAGTCCTGCTTAGAGGAAGCGATAACCGCTTTAGCTTGATTAAAGTCCTGTTCACATGCTGCTTTTCCGGCATCTAACCCGTGTTCAAATCCTTCATTATAACCAACTTCTTGTGCTTCTCTTTGCAATTGTTCTAGTTGCTCATGAACTTGCTGTTGATATAAGTCGAGCTGTTGTCTCATTTCTTCAGCTTGTCGTTCTGCATTTGCAATGATTTCTGCCGCATCAGCTTTGGCTTGTTCAATAAGCTGATTAGCTTCTTCTGACACATTTGTGTACATATGCTCTTGTTCGTCCATTTCAAACTCGTCGTTACATGCTTGGGTTTGAATTGGTTTAATTCCTATTTGGACGAATTCTTCTTTTTTGGCGTTCGTAAAAGGCGACTTAATGAGCTTAGACAATAATATCATCTCCTCCGCCACGCGCGATTACGATTTCACCTGCCTCTTCAAGACGACGAACAATCGCTACAATTCGCGACTGCGCTTCTTCTACATCTCGAAGTCTAACAGGACCCATAAATTCCATTTCCTCTTTGAACGTATCTGCCATACGCTGAGACATATTACTAAAGATAACTTCCTTCACTTCATCACTTGCCACTTTAAGTGAAAGCTGTAAATCTTCATTTTCTACATCACGGATAACACGTTGAATCGAACGATTATCAAGAGTGACAATATCTTCAAAGACAAACATTCTCTTCTTAATTTCTTCTGCAAGTTCTGGGTCTTGAATTTCAAGTGCATCTAAAATTGTTCTTTCCGTACTTCGATCTACACCATTTAATACTTCCACAACCGCTTCAATTCCACCAGTCTCTGTGTAATCTTGCGTAACAGTCGCGGATAATTTTTGTTCGAGAATACTTTCGACTTCATTTACAATTTCAGGTGATGTGCTATCCATTAACGCAATTCGCTTTGCAACATCTGCTTGAACTTCTTGTGGAAGCTCAGAAAGAATTTGTCCTGCTTGTACTGATTCTAAATAAGATAAAATTAGAGCAATCGTTTGTGGATGTTCATTTTGAATAAAGTTTAAAATTTGGGATGCATCAGCTTTTCTTGCAAAATCAAAAGGACGAACTTGTAAAGTCGATGTTAATCGGTTAATAATTTCCATCGCTTCGTTTTCACCTAATGCTTTTTCAAGAACGTTTTTCGCATAGCCAATTCCACCTTGGGAAATATAATCTTGCGCTAATACTAATTGATGAAATTGCTCGACGATTTCTTCCTTCGTGTTGCTTTCAACCTTACGTACATTCGCAATTTCCAAAGTGAGTTTTTCAATTTCCTCTTCACTTAAATGTTTATAGACTTGTGCAGAAACATCTGGCCCTAATGAAATTAGGAGGATAGCCGCTTTTTGTTTGCCAGATAGTTTCGAATTTTTCTTTGTGTCCTTCAACTGCTTTCCCTCCTAATCTTCAGTTAACCAAGTTCGAACTAGTTTCGCAAAATCATCTGGTTTGTCTTTTGCTAATTTCTCTAACTGTTTTCGTTTTACTGCCATCTCACTATCATCATCATTCGGTAAATCAGGAATCTCTCTTGCCATAGTTGGCTGAACTTCAACTTCTTCTGTTTCTTCTTGAGCTGCTTTTTTACGACGAACAAGTAAAATAACTAATAAAACGATAATCGCCACAAGCACTCCGCCGACAACATACATCCATGTTGGAATCATAGGTTGAACAACAGGTTCTAGCACTGGTTTCCCATTAAATGGTTGTGCTGATACGAATATTTTTTGATTGATTTCATCATCTGTTAAGTTATCTGCAATATTACTATCAATACTTGTACGAACAATCGTACCTAAAATCTGTTGAATATCATTAATTCGTTCTTGCGGTAAAGATAGTGGGTCTTCAGGATTGGGTGGTTCCACCATGACTTGTAAGCCGATATCTCTTATACGATACGGGCTTTCAACGATATCACGACGAATTCGATTCACATCATTGTTAATTCGTTCTTCAATTCTTTCATAGTCACCTACACCACCACCAATAACTCCTGGATAATTCGGAATGCCTTCACCAACTCCAGCAATTCCTCCTTCACCCATGTCTTCTCCTGAATACGTTTCGGTTACTCTCTCTATACTTACAGCTAATCCAGCCATATTTTCTTCATCTACTGGCGTCACTAAATCTTCTTGACGATTTTCTTGAGTAAAGTCAATATCCGTTGAGACAGAAACTAATACTTTATCATGACCCATTATCGTCCCAAGCATTTGTTGTAATTGACGTTGAATATCTTGCTCAACATCACGTTTGATTGAACGTTGTTGCTCATATGCTGTAAGTGAAGAACCAACAGCTGAATCGTCTAAATACTCAAGGTGTTCAAACATTTGGTTCATAATCACGATATTTTCAATTGGAAGATTCGGTACACTTTTTGATACTAAATGGTAAAGTGCCCGAACTTGCTTGGCATCTATTTGATATCCTGGAGCCGTGTTAACAACAATCGATGCAGATGCTGCATTCGGTGTATCTGTAACCCACAAACTTTCCTCTGGTAATGTAATCATGACATTCGCACTTGAAACACCATCAACATTACGAATTAAGTTTCCTAATTCCGTTTGAATCGCTGCTCTCTCTACAACTGAAAATTCATTATCAGTCATACCAAAACCCATACCATCTTTAAACGTTCCATAATCAATACTTCCGCTATTCGGAATTCCTTCAGCTGCTAACTCTACTTTTAATGTGTCAACCATCGGCTCTGGTACACTAATTGTTGTCCCATTATGTGAAATTTGTGACTGAATCCCTCTGGCATCAAGTGTTTCCTTAATTTGACCAGTTTCTTGTACAGTTAAATTACTGTATAGGGGCACAAAGTTTGAACGGGTACCAAAAAAAGCTAGTAAACCAAATAATAAAAGTAATAGCGCAACTGAACCGATCATCATTCCTTTTTGACTCATCGTTCTACTTTTCCAAAAAGTCCCTATTTTCTCTTTATATAATGTAAGATTCTCGTTCATGTGCCCTCCTAGCTAAAACCATGTCAATGTTGTAAACTCACTTGATTTTATACTTGCATTCTCATTACTTCTTGGTATGCTTCAATCACTTTATTTCGAACTTCTACTGTCGCCTGTAATGTTAAGGAAGCTTTTTGTCCTGTAATCATTACATTGTGTAAGTCATCAATTTCGCCCCTAGCTAATGCCTCGGTTGCTTTAGCTGATTCATTTTGCACTTTATTTACATTTTGAAGTGCATCGCTTAATGCTTGTTTAAATTTAGTATGAGCTTCTGCTGGTGTTTGTTTCACCTCTAAACCACGCGGCAATACAAACGGAGACTGAATTTTATTAATGTTCATGATTTACCCTCTCTTTATCGTTAACGCCCAATTTCTAGGGCCTTCATTAACATATTTTTCGTTGCATTTAATGTTGTTACATTGGCTTCATATGAACGTGTTGCACTCATTAAATCAACTGTTTCCTTTAATGGATCCACGTTTGGTAATTGAACATATCCTTCTGCGTTCGCATCTGGATGAAATGGGTCGTAAACAAGCTTAAAGGGAGATTGGTCTTCAACGATTCTTGAAACTTTCACACCTTCACCAGCTTGGTCGCTTTTTCCCATTGCTTTTTGTAAATGGGAAGAGAAGTGTTGTTGGTTCGGTTGTAGCACAACCATCTTCCTACGATAAGGTTGCCACTCTCCATTTACAAAATTTGCTCGTGTTGTGTCTGCATTCGCCATGTTTGATGACACAACATCCATTCTCAAACGTTGAGCCGTTAAAGCTGAAGCTGTTGTATTAAACCCACTAAAAATCGTCATCCCTATCTACCTCCTTTTATAACGGTCTCAAGGCTTTTAAATCTACCATTCAAGCGATCAATTAACGCATTATAATAGATTTGGTTTTTTGCAAGCTCTGCCATTTCATGGTCAATGTCTACATTGTTCAAGTTGTGATTGTACATCGTGTTGTTATTGGCCGTTACAAAAGCTTGTCTTTGTTTTCCTGTACTAAATTCGATATGTCTATGGTCCGTTCGATTCGCGTTAAAAGAACTATTTTCCAACTCACGGTTTAACGTATGTTTGAATTCGACATTTTTCGCTTTGTAGTTTGGTGTATCGACATTTGCGATATTATTTGCGATTGTTTTTTGTCGTAAAGCTGATCCATCAATGGCTTTCTCAAGTGTATGAAATGCAGAACTCGAGAAAAGATTCATATTTATTCACCCTTTCACTAAATTACATCATCAAAACTTCTAGACTAAAGTCTTAGCTAACTTTATCGAATTATGAAGAATGATGTAATCGCATATCTATTATAATATATAATTCCTAAAAAATAATTAATAATTAATTCCTTTTTTCATGTTTTTTTACATTTTTTCATTGACGTACTTTTATTTCTCCTACAATTGTCATATATCAATAGTAAACTAAAATATATCATACTATGAAGGAAGCTTTTGATCTACAACTATTTAAAAAAAAACAAAAAAAAAGTCGAAAAAACACCGTTCCTATTACCTTAGAACGGTGTTTTTTCCTTTAAATGTTAATTTGTTTTTAATTTTTCTAGTTCTGCTAAAAATTTATCGTTCAAAACTTTTATATATGTGCCTTTCATTCCCAGTGATCTTGATTCAATCACACCAGCACTTTCTAATTTTCGTAATGCATTGACGATAACTGAACGTGTAATCCCAACTCGGTCCGCAATTTTACTTGCAACAAGCAAGCCTTCTTTTCCGTCTAATTCTTCAAAAATATGCTCAACAGCTTCTAATTCACTATAGGATAAAGATGAAATCGCCATTTGAACAACAGCTTTACTTCTTGCTTCTTCTTCAATTTCTTGTGTCTTTTCATGTAAAATTTCCATACCTACAACTGTAGCGCCATATTCAGCTAAGATTAAATCATCATTATTAAAGGAATCATTTAATCTGGCTAATATTAATGTTCCTAATCTTTGTCCTCCACCAAGGATAGGGACAATCGTCGTTAAGCCTGTTGAAAATAAATCTTTATTCTCAACAGGGAATGCCGTGTACTCACTATTAATATCTAAATTGGCACTTGTTTCATCTAATTTAAATAAGTTCGTTGTATACACTTCAGGAAATTGGCGTTCTTCTAACATTTTCTTCATTCGTTCATTTTCGATTTCTTGTTTAATCGCAAACCCTAATAATTTCCCACGGCGACTAACAACAAAAATATTGGCACTTATAACATCACGTAACGTTTCCGCCATATCTCTAAAATTTACGTGCTGTCCGCCTGATTTTTGTAACATTTCATTAATTTTTCTCGTTCTTGATAATAAATCCATTGTTTTTCCTCCTAGTTTCATCCTACAAAATATACTGGCTTAAATCTCTGTTTTTAGCAATCGATGCTAATTTTTCTTCTACATACTGTGGTGTAATTTTAATTTCTGCTAAGTTAATATCTGGTGCTTCGAAAGATAAATCCTCCAACAATTTTTCTAATAACGTATGAAGTCGTCGTGCTCCGATGTTTTCTGTATCTTGATTTACATCCGTTGCAATTGTCGCAATCTTATGAATAGCATCGTCAGAAAATTCTACTTTTATACCTTCTGTTTCTAATAGAGCCGTATATTGCTTTATTAATGCATTATTCGGTTCAATTAAGATTCGTTTAAAGTCATCTACTGTTAGGTTTGATAGCTCCACTCGAATCGGGAAACGCCCTTGTAATTCCGGAATTAAATCTGACGGTTTTGCCATATGAAAAGCTCCAGCAGCAATAAATAAAATGTGATCCGTACGAACTGGCCCATACTTCGTAACGACCGTTGAACCTTCGACAATTGGAAGAATATCTCGTTGTACCCCTTCTCTAGATACATCGGCAGAATTTTGATTTTTTCCTGCCACTTTATCAATTTCATCAATAAAAATAATTCCTAATTGTTCTGCACGATTCACAGCATCTTGTGTCACTTCATCCATATCAATTAATTTTTGTGCTTCTTCATCCGTTAATACTTTTCTAGCATCAGCAACAGTCAACTTCCGTTTTTTCTTTCGCTTTGGCATCATTCCACCTAACATATCTTGCATATTGATGCCCATTTGTTCCATACCAGCCCCTTGAAACATATCAAGGAAGTTTTGCGATTGTTCTTCTACTTCAATCGTCACCATCCAATCCTCGAGCTCTCCTAATGCTAACTGATGAGCCATTTGCTTTTTCCGTTGGTTTGCATCGGTTTGCTCTGGTTCTGGTTGGGATTCTTCTTGTTGTCCTTGATTTCCAAACAACATTTCTAATGGATTTTTGTATTGTGTTTGTTTTTTAGCGGTTGGTACAAGCAAGTCAACGATTCTGCGATTCGCATTTTCCTCAGCTTTGTCTTTTACACTGACCATTTTTTCTTCCTTCACTAAACGAATAGACGTTTCAACTAAATCACGAACCATTGATTCTACATCGCGTCCTACATAACCAACTTCTGTGAATTTTGTTGCTTCCACTTTGCTAAATGGAGCTCCAACTAATTTTGCTAACCTTCTGGCAATTTCAGTTTTCCCTACACCTGTTGGTCCAATCATTAAAATATTTTTCGGTGTTACTTCATCTCGTAATTTTTCTTCTAATTTTCCACGACGATAACGATTTCTTAATGCAATTGCAACCGAACGTTTTGCTGCATCTTGCCCTACTATGTATTGATCAAGTCGCTCAACAATTTGTCTAGGTGTTAATTGGCTTTCCATTTTCATCGCCTCCATTACGTCAGTTTGAATTACAATTCTTCAATAACGATTTGGTCATTTGTATACACACAAATTTCTCCTGCTGTTTCAAGCGCTGCTACAGCAATTTCTTTAGCAGATAAGTTTGGAGCATGTTTTTTTAATGCTCGACCAGCAGATAAAGCATAATTTCCACCTGAACCTATTGCTAAAATACCATCATCAGGCTCAATAACTTCTCCTGTCCCTGATACAAGCAATAAGTGCTCTTCATTCATTACGATTAACATCGCTTCAAGACGTCGTAACACTTTATCATTTCGCCATTCTTTTGCTAATTCTACAGCTGCTCTTTGCAGGTTCCCGTTAAACTCTTCTAATCGACCTTCGAATTTTTCAAATAAAGTAAAAGCGTCCGCAACGGAACCAGCAAAACCAGCTAATACTTTCCCCTGATAAATCTTACGGACTTTTCGAGCTGTATGCTTCATGACAACGGCATTACCGAATGTCACTTGGCCGTCGCCTGTCATCGCACATTTCCCGTTATGTTGAATCGCAAAAATCGTTGTCGCATGAAAAGAGTGAGTTGTCATGATAATCCTCCTTATCGTTCTCTATTTGACCTTATGCTCTTGGATGGTGCTTATTGTATACTTCTTTTAAGCGGTCTTTTGTTACATGTGTGTAAATTTGGGTTGAAGAAAGGTGTTCATGTCCTAACAATTCTTGCACAACTCTTAAATCAGCACCTTGATTTAATAAATGAGTGGCAAATGTATGTCGTAACATATGGGGTGTACTATGAACAGTAAGTGCCGCTTGACCTAATCGTTTGTTTAAAATCGTACGGACACTGCGATCACTTAACGGGCCACCTCGGAAGTTTACAAACAAATTTGTTGTCGGCTTTGAACTTTTCTTTACTAACTGTATACGACCATCATTGATATAGGTTTCAATTGCATCTAAAGCAAAGCTACCAACTGGAACATATCGCTCTTTCCTACCTTTTCCGAATACAAGTATGGTACCAAATGTAAAATCAATATTGTCTATCGTTACATTACAACACTCGCTCACACGAA
It contains:
- the xerC gene encoding tyrosine recombinase XerC produces the protein MNIKMEQEKTLFFQYLQIEKNSSVHTFTNYELDITHFISFMKQHKIVDFAAVSYVFVRLYLTELYRQGFARSTVARKISCLRSFYRFLLREAFVTENPFAFAHLPKKELKLPTFLYEQEMETLFSSFSQDEPLDQRDKALLELLYATGIRVSECCNVTIDNIDFTFGTILVFGKGRKERYVPVGSFALDAIETYINDGRIQLVKKSSKPTTNLFVNFRGGPLSDRSVRTILNKRLGQAALTVHSTPHMLRHTFATHLLNQGADLRVVQELLGHEHLSSTQIYTHVTKDRLKEVYNKHHPRA